From a single Elusimicrobiota bacterium genomic region:
- a CDS encoding alpha-amylase family glycosyl hydrolase, which translates to MSAPAILLSLALSVWAAGPHLDADDSHVWPQLQKHASTLGVSTERSASVPEAKSAAAKPAAASSSGSGAVMLQGFHWLSWQSSPWWGVIASKAPDIAASGFNMIWLPPSSDAESNEGYIPRRWYVQDSKYGTTAELQKAIGALHGGGVKVLADIVINHRVGTNGWGGFTEPAWGCEAVVSGDEWSGACGHPDTGKGVPFARDIDHTQAFVQKDIKDWMNWLKSDIGYDGWRYDLVRGYGARYQAMYNDATSPAFAVAEVWDDFDINNVDAHRQKLCDYIDSTGGRVSAFDFTTKAVLQQAVAAGEYWRLRDGQGKPPGLIGWWPAKAVTFLDNHDTGASTGGSGQSMWPFPGDRVMEGYAYILTHPGVPCVYWPHFFDWGLHDQIKALIGARRAAGITSASQVSVLAADSGRYAAVIDGKLAMKIGPADWSPGPGWTLAAFGKNYAAWTK; encoded by the coding sequence ATGTCCGCTCCGGCCATCCTCCTCTCTTTGGCCCTTTCGGTCTGGGCCGCAGGCCCGCATCTCGACGCGGACGATTCCCATGTCTGGCCGCAGCTCCAGAAACATGCCTCGACCCTCGGCGTCTCCACCGAGCGGTCGGCTTCGGTCCCCGAAGCCAAGTCGGCCGCGGCTAAACCCGCCGCCGCCAGCTCCAGCGGCAGCGGCGCGGTCATGCTGCAAGGCTTCCACTGGCTGTCCTGGCAGAGTTCGCCCTGGTGGGGAGTCATCGCGAGCAAGGCCCCGGATATCGCGGCCTCCGGCTTCAACATGATCTGGCTCCCCCCGTCATCTGACGCGGAGAGCAACGAAGGCTACATCCCCCGGCGCTGGTACGTCCAGGACTCGAAGTACGGCACCACGGCCGAGCTTCAGAAGGCCATCGGGGCTCTACATGGAGGCGGGGTGAAGGTCCTGGCGGACATCGTCATCAACCATCGCGTGGGCACCAACGGCTGGGGGGGCTTCACGGAACCGGCTTGGGGCTGCGAGGCCGTGGTCAGCGGAGACGAGTGGAGCGGCGCCTGCGGCCATCCGGACACGGGCAAGGGCGTGCCCTTCGCCCGCGACATCGACCACACCCAGGCCTTCGTGCAGAAGGACATCAAGGACTGGATGAACTGGCTCAAGAGCGATATCGGCTACGACGGCTGGCGCTACGACCTCGTGCGCGGCTACGGCGCCCGGTACCAGGCCATGTACAACGACGCCACCTCTCCGGCCTTCGCGGTGGCCGAGGTCTGGGACGATTTCGACATCAACAACGTCGACGCACACCGCCAGAAGCTCTGCGACTACATCGATTCCACGGGCGGCCGCGTCTCGGCCTTCGACTTCACCACCAAAGCGGTGCTCCAGCAGGCGGTGGCCGCGGGCGAGTACTGGCGCCTGCGCGACGGCCAGGGCAAGCCGCCGGGGCTCATCGGCTGGTGGCCGGCCAAGGCCGTCACCTTCCTCGACAACCACGACACCGGCGCATCCACGGGCGGGTCCGGCCAGAGCATGTGGCCATTCCCCGGAGACCGCGTCATGGAGGGCTACGCCTACATCCTCACCCATCCGGGCGTGCCCTGCGTGTACTGGCCGCACTTCTTCGACTGGGGACTGCACGACCAGATCAAGGCCCTCATCGGCGCGCGCCGGGCCGCGGGCATCACCTCCGCGAGCCAGGTCTCGGTGCTGGCCGCGGACTCGGGCCGCTACGCGGCCGTCATCGACGGCAAGCTCGCCATGAAGATCGGCCCCGCGGACTGGAGCCCGGGCCCGGGCTGGACGCTGGCCGCCTTCGGCAAGAACTACGCGGCCTGGACCAAGTAG
- a CDS encoding protein-L-isoaspartate(D-aspartate) O-methyltransferase yields the protein MVDLVAAYPAGQRVRDPRVLAAMRKVPRHEFVPERARHLAYADTPLDIGAGQTISQPYMVGFMTQALGLKPGDKVLEIGTGSGYQAAILSELAGEVYSIEIVETLARQAEATLARLGYSRVRTRTGDGYAGWPEQAPFDAITVTCAPERIPQPLAAQLREGGRLVIPLGRGSLGPQKLVVLRKTAAGLREETLMPVLFVPMTGKASR from the coding sequence ATGGTGGACCTCGTGGCCGCTTACCCGGCCGGGCAGCGCGTGCGCGACCCGCGGGTCCTGGCGGCCATGCGCAAGGTGCCGCGCCACGAATTCGTGCCCGAGAGGGCGCGCCATCTGGCCTACGCGGACACGCCCCTCGACATCGGCGCCGGTCAGACCATCTCCCAGCCCTACATGGTGGGCTTCATGACCCAGGCCCTGGGACTCAAGCCCGGGGACAAGGTCCTGGAGATCGGCACCGGCTCGGGCTACCAGGCCGCCATTCTGTCCGAACTGGCCGGAGAGGTCTACAGCATCGAGATCGTGGAGACCTTGGCCCGCCAGGCCGAGGCGACTCTGGCGCGCCTGGGCTACAGCCGAGTGCGCACCAGGACCGGCGACGGCTATGCGGGGTGGCCCGAGCAGGCCCCCTTCGACGCCATCACGGTCACCTGCGCGCCGGAGCGCATCCCGCAGCCCCTCGCGGCTCAGCTGAGGGAAGGCGGCCGGCTCGTCATCCCCCTGGGACGCGGATCGCTGGGGCCGCAAAAGCTCGTGGTCCTGCGCAAGACCGCCGCCGGGCTGCGCGAAGAGACGCTCATGCCCGTGCTTTTCGTACCCATGACGGGCAAAGCCTCCCGGTAG
- a CDS encoding peptidylprolyl isomerase, producing the protein MKRNLLALCCLLFAAACARESAQPSPAAPAQPAAPAAAPAQPAAAVPAALLAPEKATEQAPAVFKAKFATTKGDFTMEVHRAWAPHGADRFYNLVKLGYFDNAAFFRAIEGFMVQFGIHGSPQVSAKWRDANIPDDPAAGQSNKRGAAVFATAGPNTRTTQLFINYGDNTNLDSMGFTPFGQVTEGMSVVDSLYKGYGEGAPQGAGPDQGRVQMEGNDYLMRDFPKLDYIKTARLVQ; encoded by the coding sequence ATGAAAAGAAACCTTCTCGCTCTCTGCTGTCTGCTGTTCGCCGCCGCCTGTGCGCGGGAGTCGGCCCAGCCGTCTCCGGCCGCGCCGGCCCAGCCTGCCGCGCCGGCGGCCGCGCCGGCCCAGCCTGCCGCGGCGGTCCCGGCCGCCCTTTTGGCTCCGGAGAAAGCGACCGAGCAGGCGCCCGCGGTCTTCAAGGCCAAGTTCGCGACCACCAAGGGGGACTTCACGATGGAAGTCCATCGCGCTTGGGCGCCCCATGGCGCGGACCGATTCTACAACCTGGTCAAGCTCGGCTATTTCGACAACGCGGCCTTCTTCCGAGCCATCGAGGGCTTCATGGTCCAGTTCGGCATCCACGGCTCGCCCCAGGTGAGCGCCAAGTGGCGCGACGCCAACATCCCGGATGACCCGGCCGCCGGCCAGTCCAACAAGCGCGGGGCCGCCGTGTTCGCCACGGCCGGGCCCAACACCCGCACCACGCAGCTCTTCATCAACTACGGCGACAATACCAACCTCGACAGCATGGGGTTCACGCCCTTCGGCCAGGTCACCGAGGGCATGAGCGTAGTGGACAGCCTCTACAAGGGGTACGGGGAAGGGGCGCCCCAGGGCGCGGGCCCGGACCAGGGCCGCGTCCAGATGGAAGGCAACGACTACCTCATGCGGGATTTCCCGAAGCTCGACTACATCAAGACCGCGCGGCTCGTCCAGTAG
- a CDS encoding DUF1646 family protein — MNLGYLTIGALAAIMGVVLLLPFSVRKAEEELEAFLLLMGLVAVTISGRWSLRLAGDALTAPAGITVAVLLAGLVFRRVRPRLRRTVGDIVWLVGLRPAAAGFVFLLGLCSSLVTAIIAALILAEVAGALPLRREDKVRLVVFACYAIGLGSALTPWGGPFSAVVALKLKGPPHFADFFFLARLLGPWLLPGLLLLSGWSALRLGPQAEAPAPNDDMAEASSGVVLRAGKVYIFVMSLVLLGAGLAPLAERAVAGIPAGGLYWLNSASAVLDNATLAAAEIVPALSEKQLLYALLGMVLAGGMLIPGNIPNIVCAAKLGIRSREWAAVAVPIGLALMAGYFVLLLLI; from the coding sequence ATGAACCTGGGCTATCTCACCATCGGGGCCTTGGCCGCCATCATGGGGGTCGTCCTGCTCCTGCCCTTCTCGGTCAGGAAGGCGGAAGAGGAACTGGAAGCCTTCCTCCTCCTCATGGGCTTGGTCGCGGTCACGATCTCAGGCCGCTGGAGCCTGCGCCTGGCCGGCGACGCGCTGACCGCCCCCGCAGGCATTACCGTCGCGGTCCTGCTGGCGGGACTGGTCTTCCGCCGGGTCAGGCCGCGGCTGCGCCGGACCGTGGGCGATATCGTCTGGCTGGTCGGCCTGCGGCCCGCCGCGGCCGGCTTCGTCTTCCTCCTCGGCCTGTGTTCGAGCCTGGTCACAGCGATCATCGCCGCCCTCATCCTGGCCGAGGTCGCCGGCGCGCTGCCGCTCCGCCGCGAGGACAAGGTGCGCCTCGTGGTCTTCGCCTGCTATGCCATCGGCCTGGGCTCGGCCCTGACGCCCTGGGGGGGTCCCTTCTCCGCGGTGGTCGCCCTCAAGCTCAAGGGTCCGCCGCATTTCGCCGATTTCTTCTTCCTGGCGCGGCTCTTAGGCCCGTGGCTGCTGCCCGGCCTCCTCCTGCTCTCCGGCTGGAGCGCCTTGCGGCTGGGGCCGCAGGCCGAGGCCCCGGCCCCGAACGACGACATGGCGGAGGCAAGCTCGGGCGTCGTCCTGCGCGCGGGGAAGGTGTATATCTTCGTCATGTCTTTGGTCCTATTGGGCGCGGGCTTGGCGCCCCTGGCGGAGCGCGCCGTAGCCGGGATCCCGGCCGGGGGCCTCTACTGGCTCAATTCGGCTTCCGCGGTCCTGGACAACGCCACTTTGGCGGCGGCCGAGATCGTCCCTGCCCTGAGCGAGAAGCAGCTCCTGTATGCTCTGCTGGGGATGGTCCTGGCCGGCGGCATGCTCATCCCGGGGAACATCCCCAACATCGTCTGCGCGGCCAAGCTCGGCATCCGCAGCCGGGAATGGGCCGCCGTCGCCGTCCCCATCGGCTTGGCTCTGATGGCGGGCTATTTCGTCCTGCTGCTGCTCATCTGA
- a CDS encoding GspE/PulE family protein, which translates to MVSERLRLDWGTAKDGSWCDLFALETNGPHLKGVEGVYVLWHGGNVPGMVRVGQGEIKERIGFLRQDAAVLKFKEQGLFFTWAKVERQRRDGVERFLSERLQPKLQAPASDGPRIAVNLPGHAEPEAQEVGEAAAAGPAIRLRAAAQPSPPPQESLATPAQPAPATAQPAPAAAQPAPAAAQVEVPRVPRLQQQFNELVAQDQKKPTRSFFGGGEAPKVLSQEAVVSELTQSVMREALLLRASDIHLEPMIDRLRVRLRVDGLLETHLEVPNSLKLSLVSHIRVLCGLDPEKGVNSAKPEDGRMVATVDGQEADLRLATFPTSYGDKAVLRIMPRQTKLPGLEELGLLPAHAALVRQLVHRPQGMIIATGPTGSGKSTTLYTLLQLLNDASRNIVTLEDPIEISLPGLIQGTIQPKLGFGFADGLRAILRQDPNVIMVGEVRDNETAEIACRAALTGHMLLTTLHTPSAVGAVARLLDMGIEPFLLASSLTAALSQRLARRICDGCREAYKPGDDESTQIEALAASAGLQVSASSFPTLYRGRGCPVCRSSGYNGRVLIFEAVPATAELRPLILRKASADELRQAATRGGMEPLLADGLRKVQSGATSLAEVIRVAGSND; encoded by the coding sequence ATGGTCAGTGAACGCCTCCGCCTCGATTGGGGCACAGCAAAAGACGGCTCCTGGTGCGACCTTTTCGCCCTGGAGACGAACGGCCCCCATTTGAAAGGCGTCGAAGGGGTCTACGTGCTCTGGCACGGCGGCAATGTGCCGGGCATGGTCCGGGTCGGCCAGGGCGAGATAAAGGAAAGGATAGGCTTCCTGCGCCAGGACGCCGCGGTGCTCAAGTTCAAGGAGCAAGGGCTGTTCTTTACTTGGGCGAAAGTGGAGCGCCAGCGCCGTGACGGCGTGGAGAGGTTCCTCAGCGAGAGGCTGCAGCCCAAGCTCCAAGCCCCGGCGTCCGATGGCCCCCGGATCGCGGTCAACCTGCCCGGGCATGCCGAGCCCGAGGCGCAAGAGGTCGGCGAGGCCGCCGCCGCGGGGCCGGCCATTCGGCTTCGGGCAGCAGCCCAGCCGTCGCCCCCGCCCCAAGAAAGCCTCGCGACCCCGGCGCAGCCCGCGCCCGCGACGGCCCAGCCCGCGCCCGCAGCGGCCCAGCCCGCGCCCGCAGCGGCCCAGGTCGAGGTCCCGAGGGTCCCGCGTCTGCAGCAGCAGTTCAATGAGCTCGTGGCCCAGGACCAGAAGAAGCCGACCCGAAGCTTCTTCGGCGGCGGGGAGGCTCCCAAGGTCTTGTCGCAGGAGGCTGTGGTCAGCGAACTCACCCAGTCGGTGATGCGCGAAGCCCTGCTCCTGCGGGCCTCGGACATCCACCTCGAGCCCATGATCGACCGGCTGCGCGTGCGCTTGCGCGTGGACGGACTGCTGGAGACGCACCTCGAGGTCCCGAACTCGCTCAAGCTCTCCTTGGTCTCCCACATCCGGGTGCTCTGCGGCCTCGACCCGGAGAAGGGCGTCAACTCCGCCAAGCCCGAAGACGGCCGCATGGTGGCGACGGTGGATGGCCAGGAGGCGGACCTGCGCCTGGCCACCTTCCCCACTTCCTATGGCGACAAGGCCGTGCTGCGCATCATGCCGCGCCAGACCAAGCTCCCGGGGCTCGAGGAGCTGGGCCTGCTCCCCGCGCACGCCGCCTTGGTGCGCCAGCTCGTCCACCGGCCCCAGGGCATGATCATCGCCACCGGCCCGACCGGCTCCGGCAAATCCACGACCCTTTACACCCTCCTGCAGCTCCTCAACGACGCCTCGCGCAACATCGTCACCTTGGAAGACCCCATCGAGATCAGCCTGCCCGGGCTCATCCAGGGCACCATCCAGCCCAAGCTGGGCTTCGGCTTCGCCGACGGCCTGCGCGCCATCCTCCGGCAGGACCCCAACGTCATCATGGTGGGAGAGGTGCGCGACAACGAGACGGCCGAGATCGCCTGCCGGGCCGCGCTGACCGGCCACATGCTGCTGACCACCTTGCATACCCCCAGCGCCGTGGGCGCCGTGGCCCGCCTGCTGGACATGGGCATCGAGCCCTTCCTGCTCGCCTCCTCGCTCACCGCGGCCCTCTCCCAGCGCCTGGCCCGGCGCATCTGCGACGGCTGCCGCGAGGCCTACAAGCCCGGCGACGACGAGAGCACGCAGATCGAGGCGCTGGCGGCGAGCGCCGGGCTTCAAGTCTCGGCCAGCTCCTTCCCGACGCTGTACCGGGGCCGGGGCTGCCCCGTTTGCAGGTCCTCCGGCTACAACGGCCGGGTGCTCATCTTCGAGGCCGTCCCCGCCACAGCCGAGCTGCGCCCGCTCATCCTGCGCAAGGCTTCCGCGGACGAGCTGCGCCAGGCGGCCACGCGCGGCGGGATGGAGCCTCTGCTGGCCGACGGGCTGCGCAAGGTGCAGTCCGGGGCGACCTCTTTGGCCGAGGTCATCCGCGTCGCGGGCTCCAACGACTGA
- a CDS encoding DUF4329 domain-containing protein, translated as MTEGSYHKVTSFSFNSVNQLTQVSLPDGTASSYKYDAAGRRVEKSTGSTSSPVVTRFVYDGQNILAELDGNNNLLALFTQGPGIDQPLIMRKSDGTEYFIHGDALASVVAHTDANGALIERVEYEAYGKPTFVDVRGPPVTSTASLTGSPFAFTGRMWEAETNLYDYRHRQTYDPQAGRFGQEDPIGFAGNDVNLYSYLRNRPLLFRDPLGLAPGDPYPTLDDAIIAAIEQYLGYSIRLNLELGGAIYMQNGLYYYAPAIFGTEDKMNLGDFWVPDSGELIAAYHTHGAVDPNYNSDDFGIGDRNAAWGQGIILGVGTPDGSILKLTPSSKWNPFAPPFSVKRDILKPGKKGNGTEGKAEKGDKGTKCH; from the coding sequence TTGACCGAAGGCTCCTACCACAAGGTTACCAGCTTCTCTTTTAACAGCGTCAACCAGCTCACGCAGGTGAGCCTGCCCGACGGGACGGCGTCTAGTTACAAGTACGATGCGGCGGGCCGGCGGGTCGAGAAGTCGACGGGCTCGACGAGCAGTCCGGTCGTGACGCGGTTCGTTTACGACGGGCAAAATATTCTCGCTGAACTCGACGGCAACAACAATCTGTTGGCGCTCTTCACGCAAGGGCCAGGGATAGACCAGCCGCTCATCATGCGCAAGTCCGACGGGACGGAGTACTTCATACATGGGGACGCATTGGCCAGCGTGGTGGCGCACACTGACGCGAATGGAGCCCTGATAGAGAGGGTGGAGTACGAGGCTTACGGCAAGCCGACCTTTGTTGATGTGAGGGGGCCGCCGGTCACATCAACTGCGTCGCTGACCGGAAGTCCGTTCGCGTTCACCGGGCGGATGTGGGAGGCGGAGACGAACCTTTATGATTACAGACACCGGCAAACCTATGATCCTCAAGCCGGGAGGTTTGGGCAGGAGGATCCGATAGGGTTTGCTGGGAACGATGTCAATCTGTACTCATACTTGCGCAATAGACCATTATTGTTCCGAGATCCTCTTGGTCTTGCCCCGGGTGATCCCTATCCTACTCTGGATGATGCAATCATTGCTGCAATCGAGCAGTACCTTGGGTACTCAATAAGGCTGAATTTGGAACTTGGCGGAGCAATCTATATGCAGAATGGATTATATTACTACGCCCCAGCCATCTTCGGAACTGAGGACAAAATGAATCTTGGGGATTTTTGGGTGCCTGATTCCGGTGAGTTAATTGCGGCGTATCATACACACGGCGCTGTCGACCCAAACTACAATAGCGACGACTTCGGTATTGGTGACAGGAACGCTGCATGGGGCCAAGGGATAATCCTAGGTGTCGGTACACCCGATGGCTCCATTCTAAAGCTCACTCCTTCTAGCAAATGGAATCCATTTGCCCCACCTTTTTCTGTCAAGCGCGACATTCTGAAGCCAGGAAAGAAGGGCAATGGAACGGAAGGAAAGGCAGAGAAAGGAGATAAGGGGACAAAATGTCATTAG
- a CDS encoding rhodanese-like domain-containing protein — protein sequence MHKLVSFLILATSPAWSADTKTHVDDLRRLQLVSPQNLVIIDVRPPSDFAKGHIQGSRNIPVKNLAAARLPLDSKIIVYCGEDSCPLGEQAAKSLISVGHRDVQTLVVGRSS from the coding sequence ATGCATAAACTAGTTTCTTTCCTCATTCTCGCCACATCCCCGGCATGGTCCGCCGACACCAAGACCCACGTCGACGACCTCCGCCGCCTCCAGCTCGTCTCACCCCAGAACCTCGTCATCATCGACGTCCGCCCGCCCAGCGACTTTGCCAAAGGCCACATCCAAGGCAGCCGCAACATCCCCGTAAAAAATCTCGCCGCAGCCCGACTCCCGCTCGACTCAAAGATCATCGTCTACTGCGGCGAAGACTCCTGCCCCCTCGGCGAGCAAGCCGCCAAGAGCCTCATCTCCGTCGGGCACAGGGATGTTCAGACCCTTGTAGTAGGCCGCTCAAGTTAG
- a CDS encoding ATP-binding protein, translating to MPQERYLSSPIIEDLKAKMVFVGGPRQVGKTTLARILVGAQFKETAYFNWDNKAERRQIMAAQWPGAAELVILDEIHKFSGWKRFIKGEYDVHKEKYRFLVTGSARLDIYRKGGDSLQGRYHYYRMHPFTLAELAKTKSPIEPFKELPIGAVHHQEFATLERFGGFPEPLFAQNDRTLRRWHSERNERLFREDIRDTEMIRELGKMQVLSDMLPSKVGALLSINNMRGDLEVSHRAVSHWLTILESFYYQFRVYPFSRASFRALKKEPKLYLWDWSEVTDEAARFENLVGSHLLKLVHWLHDYEGLKTGLYFLRDTSKREVDFLVTVEEKPWFAVEVKLNDDSLAPNLRYFRDKLNIPFTYQVLKKPGVDRVADGMRIISADKLLPALV from the coding sequence ATGCCCCAGGAACGCTACCTGTCCTCTCCGATCATCGAAGATTTGAAGGCCAAGATGGTCTTTGTCGGCGGCCCCAGGCAGGTCGGCAAGACCACGCTGGCCAGGATATTGGTCGGTGCCCAGTTCAAGGAAACGGCCTATTTCAACTGGGACAACAAGGCTGAGCGCAGGCAGATCATGGCCGCGCAATGGCCGGGTGCCGCCGAACTCGTCATTCTGGATGAGATCCACAAGTTTTCGGGGTGGAAGCGCTTCATCAAGGGTGAATACGACGTTCACAAGGAAAAATATCGGTTCTTGGTCACCGGAAGCGCACGACTGGACATCTACCGCAAAGGCGGCGACTCCCTGCAAGGCCGCTATCACTACTACCGCATGCACCCCTTCACCCTGGCCGAACTGGCCAAGACGAAGAGCCCCATCGAGCCTTTTAAGGAGTTGCCCATCGGCGCCGTGCATCATCAGGAGTTCGCGACCCTGGAACGATTCGGCGGATTCCCGGAGCCGCTGTTCGCCCAGAACGACCGCACTCTCAGGCGTTGGCACAGCGAGCGCAACGAGCGGCTTTTTCGCGAAGACATCCGCGACACCGAAATGATCCGGGAACTGGGGAAAATGCAGGTCCTGAGCGACATGCTGCCCTCAAAAGTGGGGGCGCTGCTCTCCATCAACAACATGAGGGGAGACCTCGAAGTCAGCCACCGAGCCGTGTCTCATTGGCTGACTATCCTCGAATCCTTCTACTACCAATTCCGCGTCTATCCGTTCTCCAGGGCATCGTTCCGGGCGCTGAAGAAGGAGCCGAAGCTTTATCTCTGGGATTGGTCGGAGGTGACGGATGAGGCCGCCCGCTTCGAGAATCTGGTCGGTTCGCACCTACTCAAACTCGTCCATTGGCTGCACGATTACGAAGGTTTAAAGACGGGACTCTATTTCTTGCGCGACACGTCTAAACGGGAAGTGGATTTCCTGGTGACGGTGGAGGAAAAGCCCTGGTTCGCGGTGGAGGTCAAGCTAAACGATGACAGCCTCGCGCCCAATCTGAGATACTTCCGCGATAAGCTGAATATCCCGTTCACCTACCAGGTTCTCAAGAAGCCCGGGGTAGATCGAGTTGCGGACGGTATGCGCATCATCTCCGCAGACAAGCTACTGCCTGCCTTGGTTTAA